In one Procambarus clarkii isolate CNS0578487 chromosome 29, FALCON_Pclarkii_2.0, whole genome shotgun sequence genomic region, the following are encoded:
- the LOC123765168 gene encoding uncharacterized protein → MRLNFYLAVKTIPGLVVKTIPGLVVKTIPGLVVKTIPGLVVKTIPGLVVKTIPGLVVKTIPGLVVKTIPDLVVKTIPDLVVKTIPDLVVKTIPDLVVKTIPDLVVKTIPGLVVKTIPGLVVKTIPGLVVKTIPGLVVKTIPGLVVKTINGLVVKTIPDLVVKTIPDLVVKTIPDLVVKTIPDLVVKTIPDLVVKTIPDLVVKTIPDLVVKTIPDLVVKTIPDLVVKTIPDLVVKTIPDLVVKTIPGLVVKTIPGLVVKTIPGLVVKTIPDLVVKTIPDLVVKTIPDLVVKTIPDLVVKTIPDLVVKTIPDLVVKTIPGLVVKTIPGLVVKTIPDLVVKTIPDLVVKTIPDLVVKTIPDLVVKTIPDLVVKTIPDLVVKTIPGLVVKTIPGLVVKTIPGLVVKTIPDLVVKTIPDLVVKTIPDLVVKTIPDLVVKTIPDLVVKTIPDLVVKTIPDLVVKTIPDLVVKTIPDLVVKTIPDLVVKTIPDLVVKTIPGTFTTQQLRSQQDNRKNGTTEQRVNITEQRVNITERNNGSTGQQNNGSTEQRVDKITGQQNGSAGQQNKGSTGQQNNGSSGHWGKRTTEQKVNRTTGQQDNGSTEQRVNRTTEQRVNRTTGQQDNGSTGQRVNITEQRVNRSTERVNITEQRVNRSTEQRVNITEQRVNITERINITEQRVNRTTKQKVNRTTGQQDNRAKGQQNNGSTG, encoded by the exons ATGAGACTTAACTTTTACTTAGCGGTCAAGACTATACCTGGCTTAGTGGTCAAGACTATACCTGGCTTAGTGGTCAAGACTATACCTGGCTTAGTGGTCAAGACTATACCTGGCTTAGTGGTCAAGACTATACCTGGCTTAGTGGTCAAGACTATACCTGGCTTAGTGGTCAAGACTATACCTGGCTTAGTGGTCAAGACTATACCTGACTTAGTGGTCAAGACTATACCTGACTTAGTGGTCAAGACTATACCTGACTTAGTGGTCAAGACTATACCTGACTTAGTGGTCAAGACTATACCTGACTTAGTGGTCAAGACTATACCTGGCTTAGTGGTCAAGACTATACCTGGCTTAGTGGTCAAGACTATACCTGGCTTAGTGGTCAAGACTATACCTGGCTTAGTGGTCAAGACTATACCTGGCTTAGTGGTCAAGACTATAAATGGCTTAGTGGTCAAGACTATACCTGACTTAGTGGTCAAGACTATACCTGACTTAGTGGTCAAGACTATACCTGACTTAGTGGTCAAGACTATACCTGACTTAGTGGTCAAGACTATACCTGACTTAGTGGTCAAGACTATACCTGACTTAGTGGTCAAGACTATACCTGACTTAGTGGTCAAGACTATACCTGACTTAGTGGTCAAGACTATACCTGACTTAGTGGTCAAGACTATACCTGACTTAGTGGTCAAGACTATACCTGACTTAGTGGTCAAGACTATACCTGGCTTAGTGGTCAAGACTATACCTGGCTTAGTGGTCAAGACTATACCTGGCTTAGTGGTCAAGACTATACCTGACTTAGTGGTCAAGACTATACCTGACTTAGTGGTCAAGACTATACCTGACTTAGTGGTCAAGACTATACCTGACTTAGTGGTCAAGACTATACCTGACTTAGTGGTCAAGACTATACCTGACTTAGTGGTCAAGACTATACCTGGCTTAGTGGTCAAGACTATACCTGGCTTAGTGGTCAAGACTATACCTGACTTAGTGGTCAAGACTATACCTGACTTAGTGGTCAAGACTATACCTGACTTAGTGGTCAAGACTATACCTGACTTAGTGGTCAAGACTATACCTGACTTAGTGGTCAAGACTATACCTGACTTAGTGGTCAAGACTATACCTGGCTTAGTGGTCAAGACTATACCTGGCTTAGTGGTCAAGACTATACCTGGCTTAGTGGTCAAGACTATACCTGACTTAGTGGTCAAGACTATACCTGACTTAGTGGTCAAGACTATACCTGACTTAGTGGTCAAGACTATACCTGACTTAGTGGTCAAGACTATACCTGACTTAGTGGTCAAGACTATACCTGACTTAGTGGTCAAGACAATACCTGACTTAGTGGTCAAGACTATACCTGACTTAGTGGTCAAGACTATACCTGACTTAGTGGTCAAGACTATACCTGACTTAGTGGTCAAGACTATACCTGACTTAGTGGTCAAGACTATACCTGGCACTTTCACCACTCAGCAGCTGAGAAGTCAACAGGACAACAGGAAGAACGGGACAACAGAACAACGGGTCAACATTACAGAACAACGGGTCAACATAACAGAACGG AACAACGGGTCAACAGGACAACAGAACAACGGGTCAACAGAACAACGTGTTGACAAGATAACGGGTCAACAGAACGGGTCAGCAGGACAACAGAACAAGGGGTCAACAGGACAACAGAACAACGGGTCATCAGGACACTGGGGCAAGAGGACAACAGAGCAAAAGGTCAACAGAACAACGGGTCAACAGGATAACGGGTCAACAGAACAACGGGTCAACAGGACAACAGAACAACGGGTCAACAGAACAACGGGTCAACAGGACAACGGGTCAACAGGACAACGGGTCAACATAACAGAACAACGGGTCAACAGGTCAACAGAACGGGTCAACATAACAGAACAACGGGTCAACAGGTCAACAGAACAACGGGTCAACATAACAGAACAACGGGTCAACATAACAGAACGGATCAATATAACAGAACAACGGGTCAACAGGACAACAAAGCAAAAGGTCAACAGAACAACGGGTCAACAGGACAACAGAGCAAAAGGTCAACAGAACAACGGGTCAACAGGATAA